The genome window AGTTGTTGCCGGAAACTTGGTTCGCAAATGTTCTGAAATTAGCAGATTTCCTGCATAAAACATCGCCGATAAAAGAGCAGCAATGTCACCGACAAGAGTGTCTCCCGCCGTTTGCAAATCGTCCATTCCGATCGCAATTGCGCCGGACAAAGCCACCGCCAGTCCCACCAAAAACCTGTTGTCAAAGCGCCGCCCCAACAGCAGCCATCCCCCCAAAGTAGTAAATAAAGGAGTTAAGTTTCGCAGTACAGTAGAATTAGCGACATTAGTCTGACTCAGTGACCAGGCCCAGAAACCCACAGAAGCAGAAGAAACCACGCCTACGGCTGTTAACAGCATCACATCCTGCAGGGTGTAGCTCGATCGCTCTTCAACTTGTGCCTCAGACATTCGGCGGCGCGCAGCACCCGCACCATTCCACACTCCAAATACTACAGTTGCTATCCACAAACGGTTAAAAACAGTAGCATTCGGGCTGATTTCCCGTTCGCTCAACCTAATAAAAATTGCAGCCAGCGACACCGCTAGCAGCGCCGCCGACAGCGATGCGATCGCCCAAATTTTGCCTTGAATCTCAGCTAATTCACCGTTGTTTAAACTGTCTGGATTTCCCGAAACAATAGTTTTGTCTTCAGTTGTTAAGACAGAGTTTAACTCGGTTTTTTCCAAAAAATTGCGCTGAAGTTCAATATTTGGCTCTGGCAATCCCAGTTTTTTTGACATTATTAAAATTTCCAATGAAGGCAGAAGGCAGTTGTGTAGGGTGCGTGACGAAAGAAAATTTGGGCGGCGAATAAAGTGACTCAAAAGTCACGCACTCTACTTACTAGGGCTGCACCAACTATTTTTTATAGTTAACAGCAGCTTAGGTTGAAGGTTTCACAGAAAGCCTTGTCAAAGCCTCCTTTAGCGCCGGCGGCAATTGGCGGATAATCTTGTTCTTGTCGCGATCGACACCAACCAAAGTTACCTGTGCCGTCACATATAACTCCTGAGTATCAGGCGATCGAATTTCGTAATCCCAAAGCAGCCGCACGCCCTCGGTAGCAGCGATCCGCGTTCTGACTGCCACAGATTGACCCATTTGTACAGCCCGGTGGTAGCGCAGCGAAAGTTCCACCACGGGCAATTCCAAACCCTGCGCCACCCAGTCTGCATATTCGATGCCAAGAGAGCGCAAACTTTCCACCCTAGCTTCCTCCATCCAAGCCAGATAAGTCCCGTGCCACACCACACCGCTGTAGTCAGTATGATGAGGGTACACTCGCACCAAATATTCAAACCATCCCTCAGAGTCCATCCTGGACCGGTTTTGAATAGCACCAGCCGGTGCGAGTTCTGGTTGAGTTCGATCGTTCTCTAACACTTTACAAATCGTTCCAAAACGCTACATTTCTACAAATCATAAGACAAACTTCAGGCTTATGCTTAACAGTAAGCAACTAGAGTACCAACGCTCTAGTTTAACGTCGCACAAGAAAACTCAACTGTTTTTACCGCCAAAACCATGATAGAAAAAATTTTAGTAGCCGTAGCCG of Oscillatoria nigro-viridis PCC 7112 contains these proteins:
- a CDS encoding DMT family transporter, whose product is MSKKLGLPEPNIELQRNFLEKTELNSVLTTEDKTIVSGNPDSLNNGELAEIQGKIWAIASLSAALLAVSLAAIFIRLSEREISPNATVFNRLWIATVVFGVWNGAGAARRRMSEAQVEERSSYTLQDVMLLTAVGVVSSASVGFWAWSLSQTNVANSTVLRNLTPLFTTLGGWLLLGRRFDNRFLVGLAVALSGAIAIGMDDLQTAGDTLVGDIAALLSAMFYAGNLLISEHLRTKFPATTILIWRCFIGSILVLPLVLLAGDRIFPYSWQGWLTVIALAVICQAFGQGLLIHSLGRLSSEFVAFFLLLEPVITAIMAWVLFSESLTLFNWFAFSVVLAGIYLGKSSGSVAKK
- a CDS encoding acyl-CoA thioesterase, which codes for MLENDRTQPELAPAGAIQNRSRMDSEGWFEYLVRVYPHHTDYSGVVWHGTYLAWMEEARVESLRSLGIEYADWVAQGLELPVVELSLRYHRAVQMGQSVAVRTRIAATEGVRLLWDYEIRSPDTQELYVTAQVTLVGVDRDKNKIIRQLPPALKEALTRLSVKPST